A part of Geitlerinema sp. PCC 9228 genomic DNA contains:
- a CDS encoding AarF/ABC1/UbiB kinase family protein, with amino-acid sequence MFSKLAKTSSRQREILEVVFRNGWDYMRRLLSGKKADEPELPTPAVLRNILIDLGPVYVKLGQLLSTRPDLMPPAYIEALTDLQANVPPVPWSQIEVAMRQQLQQPLENAFEYVNPDPIAAGSIGQIHRGQTKNGYEVAIKVQRPGIGEVVEQDISIVRGLAELVSRTEFGEYYDPVSLADEFASALRSELDFMQEATYTDALRRNLSQSRWFDPSRVEIPEVYWDLTTEKMLTIEWLEGTPILEADLDGKAPQNGKKPKTDQATSNKEIANLLLRVFFQQIYVDGFFHADPHPGNVFYLQDRRVALLDCGMVGRLDPRTQRILTELLLAIVNLDGQRCAHLTLDLADANQGTNVARLEADYNRLLRRYYNRNLAEINFSELVYEVLQTARENHVKLPGNIGLYSKTIANLEGVARTLDPEFNLSEQIKPLMSDLLRQQIIGDSPLPALLQTALETKSLSLSTPRQLELLLGGITTETLRWNLTLEDLDGLRRSLDDSANRLSFSIVVGSLIVGAAIIFSEGGSTQLFFASSTLFSAASLLGLWLVISILRSGRLK; translated from the coding sequence ATGTTTTCTAAATTAGCCAAAACCAGTTCCCGGCAGCGAGAAATCCTCGAAGTGGTTTTCCGCAACGGTTGGGACTACATGCGGCGTTTGCTCAGCGGCAAAAAAGCAGATGAACCAGAATTACCCACCCCGGCGGTTTTGCGCAATATTTTAATCGATTTGGGACCGGTTTACGTCAAGTTGGGACAGCTCTTAAGTACCCGTCCCGACCTCATGCCACCTGCTTATATTGAAGCTTTAACCGACCTACAAGCCAATGTCCCGCCAGTTCCCTGGTCGCAAATCGAAGTCGCCATGCGCCAACAGTTGCAGCAACCGTTGGAAAATGCTTTTGAATATGTTAACCCAGACCCCATTGCCGCCGGTTCCATCGGACAAATCCATCGCGGTCAAACCAAAAACGGCTACGAAGTCGCCATTAAAGTCCAACGTCCCGGCATTGGCGAAGTGGTAGAACAAGATATCAGCATCGTTCGCGGTTTGGCAGAATTGGTATCTCGTACGGAGTTTGGCGAATACTACGACCCCGTTTCCCTCGCCGACGAATTTGCCAGCGCCTTGCGTTCGGAATTGGATTTCATGCAAGAAGCCACCTACACGGATGCCTTGCGCCGCAATCTCTCCCAAAGCCGCTGGTTTGACCCCTCTCGCGTGGAAATCCCCGAGGTGTACTGGGATCTGACCACAGAAAAAATGCTCACCATCGAGTGGCTGGAAGGAACGCCAATTTTAGAAGCCGACCTCGATGGCAAAGCTCCCCAAAACGGCAAAAAGCCAAAAACCGACCAAGCTACCTCCAACAAAGAAATTGCCAATCTCCTGTTGCGGGTGTTTTTCCAACAAATTTACGTCGATGGTTTCTTCCACGCCGACCCCCACCCGGGAAATGTTTTTTACCTGCAAGACCGGCGCGTCGCTTTGCTAGACTGCGGTATGGTGGGTCGTCTCGATCCCCGCACCCAGCGCATTCTCACCGAACTTCTGTTGGCTATTGTTAATTTAGACGGCCAGCGCTGCGCTCACCTAACTCTAGATTTGGCTGATGCCAACCAAGGTACCAATGTGGCGCGTTTGGAAGCCGACTACAACCGTTTGCTGCGCCGCTACTACAACCGCAATTTAGCGGAAATTAATTTTAGCGAGTTGGTCTACGAAGTGCTACAAACCGCCCGGGAAAACCACGTCAAACTGCCGGGCAATATCGGTTTGTATTCCAAAACTATTGCCAATCTCGAAGGCGTCGCCCGCACGTTGGACCCGGAGTTCAATCTTTCGGAACAAATTAAACCCCTGATGAGCGATTTGTTGCGCCAGCAAATTATTGGCGACTCTCCTTTACCAGCTTTGTTGCAAACGGCTTTAGAAACCAAAAGTCTTTCTTTGTCAACCCCGCGTCAGTTGGAATTGCTCCTAGGTGGCATTACCACCGAAACCCTACGCTGGAATCTCACTTTAGAGGATTTGGATGGATTGCGCCGGAGTTTGGACGACTCCGCCAACCGCCTCTCTTTCAGCATTGTTGTTGGTTCGCTGATTGTCGGTGCAGCAATTATCTTTTCCGAAGGTGGCAGTACGCAGTTATTTTTCGCCAGCAGTACCCTCTTTTCCGCCGCCAGTCTCCTCGGTTTGTGGCTGGTAATTAGTATTCTTCGTTCCGGACGCTTGAAGTGA
- the dnaK gene encoding molecular chaperone DnaK: protein MGKVVGIDLGTTNSVVSVMEGGKPTVILNSEGLRTTPSVVGFSKEGERLVGQMARRQAILNPQNTFYGVKRYIGRRYNELSPVSKKVPYTIRRNDEDKIRLRCPRLRREFAPEEISAMVLRKLADEASRYLGEAVTGVVITVPAYFNDSQRQATRDAGRIAGLEVKRILNEPTAAALAYGMERGENKTILVYDLGGGTFDVTVLEVGDGVFEVRATSGDSQLGGNDFDRKIVDWLADQFWEQEQIDLRRDRQSLQRLMEAAEKAKIELSGMGATDINLPFITATADGPKHLETKLTRAQFEGMCEDLLKRLRIPLKKALADAGLTPAQIDDVVLVGGATRMPMIQELVTGTIGREPNQNVNPDEVVAVGAAIQGGILEGELQDILLLDVTPLSLGLETIGGVMKKLIPRNTTIPVRRSDVFSTSEDNQTVVEVHVVQGEREMAKDNKSLGRFKLMGLPPAPRGVAQVQVSFDIDANGILQVTALDKTTGREQSLTIQGASTLSESEVNRMIQEAEKFAEQDREQRERVDRRNRAETLAFQAQRQLREVSLDFGLQFAQGLRRQIESLVQELRDSLKRDDERGIDLATSQLQDALYELRRQVAEYYREEEEEDNWLSAVRRTLSGDDSEYDDYDYDYDDRDWGDRRRKKSGSIIDDRLFEGPSRYKQRRIPRTNAYDEDWDDEDDWF, encoded by the coding sequence ATGGGAAAGGTAGTCGGTATCGATCTTGGGACAACCAACTCCGTCGTTTCGGTCATGGAAGGTGGCAAACCCACTGTCATTCTCAATTCAGAGGGGTTGCGCACCACCCCTTCTGTGGTGGGATTCAGCAAAGAGGGAGAGCGTTTGGTCGGTCAAATGGCCAGACGGCAAGCCATTCTCAACCCCCAAAACACATTTTATGGGGTGAAGCGGTACATCGGTCGTCGCTACAACGAGCTTAGTCCCGTTTCCAAAAAAGTTCCCTATACCATTCGCCGCAACGACGAAGATAAAATTCGCCTGCGCTGTCCGCGATTGCGTCGGGAATTTGCTCCAGAAGAAATTTCGGCAATGGTGCTGCGCAAGCTAGCCGACGAAGCCAGCCGCTATTTGGGAGAAGCCGTTACTGGCGTGGTCATTACCGTTCCGGCTTATTTTAACGATTCCCAACGCCAGGCTACCCGGGATGCCGGTCGCATTGCTGGTTTGGAGGTCAAACGGATTTTAAACGAACCCACCGCTGCGGCTTTGGCTTACGGGATGGAACGGGGGGAGAACAAAACCATTTTGGTCTACGACCTCGGCGGTGGCACCTTTGACGTGACGGTTTTGGAAGTAGGCGACGGCGTATTTGAAGTACGCGCCACCAGCGGTGACAGTCAGTTGGGGGGCAACGATTTCGACCGCAAGATTGTAGACTGGCTGGCAGACCAATTTTGGGAACAAGAACAAATTGATTTGCGTCGCGATCGCCAGAGCTTGCAAAGGCTCATGGAAGCGGCGGAAAAAGCGAAAATCGAACTATCGGGGATGGGGGCTACAGATATCAATCTGCCCTTTATCACTGCCACCGCCGACGGTCCCAAACACTTAGAAACCAAACTGACGCGGGCGCAATTTGAAGGCATGTGCGAGGACTTGCTCAAACGCCTGCGGATTCCCCTGAAAAAAGCCCTTGCCGATGCGGGATTGACCCCCGCCCAAATTGACGACGTGGTGTTGGTGGGGGGCGCGACCCGCATGCCCATGATTCAAGAACTGGTTACCGGTACCATTGGACGGGAACCCAACCAAAATGTCAATCCCGACGAAGTGGTAGCCGTAGGGGCCGCCATTCAAGGGGGGATTCTAGAAGGGGAGCTTCAAGATATCCTGCTGCTGGATGTGACGCCCCTATCGTTGGGCTTGGAAACGATTGGTGGGGTAATGAAAAAGCTCATTCCCCGCAACACCACCATTCCCGTACGCCGTTCCGATGTTTTCTCTACCTCCGAAGACAACCAAACCGTGGTGGAAGTCCACGTGGTTCAGGGAGAGCGGGAAATGGCCAAAGATAACAAATCCTTGGGGCGGTTTAAGCTCATGGGATTGCCGCCAGCGCCGCGGGGAGTGGCTCAGGTTCAGGTTTCCTTCGATATCGATGCCAACGGAATTTTACAGGTAACGGCGTTGGATAAAACCACCGGTCGCGAACAAAGCCTCACTATTCAGGGAGCTTCCACCTTGAGCGAATCGGAAGTCAACCGTATGATTCAAGAGGCCGAAAAATTTGCCGAACAGGACCGCGAACAGCGCGAACGGGTGGACCGACGCAATCGCGCCGAAACTCTGGCTTTCCAAGCGCAACGGCAACTGCGGGAAGTTAGTTTGGATTTTGGTTTGCAGTTTGCCCAGGGATTGCGCCGTCAAATTGAATCGCTGGTTCAGGAGTTGCGCGACAGTCTCAAACGCGACGACGAACGGGGGATCGATCTGGCTACATCCCAGTTGCAGGATGCGCTGTACGAACTGCGCCGTCAGGTGGCAGAATACTACCGCGAAGAGGAGGAGGAAGACAATTGGTTGAGTGCCGTTCGGCGGACGCTTTCTGGGGACGATAGCGAGTACGATGATTATGACTACGATTACGACGATCGCGATTGGGGCGATCGCCGCCGCAAAAAGTCCGGTAGCATAATAGACGATCGCCTGTTTGAGGGTCCCTCCCGCTACAAGCAGCGGCGCATTCCCCGAACCAATGCTTACGATGAAGATTGGGATGATGAGGACGATTGGTTCTAA
- a CDS encoding J domain-containing protein, producing MENFRNYYEILGVDPSASIEEIKKAYRRLARKYHPDLNPGDQKAEEKFKDLGEAYEVLSDPEKRAQYNQFARYWQPKGFAGRSMWRPGAKTWNPRGTNGKQGTASATSRSGKSDRKVDISQFSDFNVFVEELLGQKRTASRPYNSEYGSQGAKRGQSTTRKSTTSDDFRPGRVKTQYTVTSRSAAQQRDVEAHLTIPLEKAYRGGRERIRLEDGRSLEVDMPPATNTGQRVRVKGQGIGGGDLYLKITIAPHKFFQLQGQDIYCKVPITPAEAALGGMVEVPTIDGWVKMHVPAGVQSGQCLRLAGKGYPDEQGERGDQLVEIQVVVPKELGNQERELYEKLRQAETFQPRSNLI from the coding sequence ATGGAAAACTTTCGCAACTACTACGAAATTTTAGGGGTGGATCCCAGTGCCTCCATTGAAGAAATCAAAAAGGCCTACCGGCGATTGGCTCGCAAGTATCACCCCGATTTAAATCCTGGCGACCAAAAAGCGGAGGAAAAGTTTAAGGACTTGGGAGAGGCTTACGAGGTTCTCTCCGACCCGGAAAAACGCGCTCAATACAACCAGTTTGCTCGCTACTGGCAGCCCAAAGGGTTCGCTGGGCGCAGCATGTGGCGTCCAGGGGCAAAAACTTGGAACCCACGCGGAACCAATGGCAAGCAGGGAACTGCCAGTGCTACCTCTCGGTCGGGAAAATCCGATCGCAAGGTCGATATCAGCCAGTTTTCCGATTTTAATGTATTTGTGGAAGAGTTGTTGGGGCAAAAGAGGACTGCCTCGCGACCGTATAACAGCGAATACGGCAGCCAAGGAGCCAAGCGCGGTCAAAGTACCACCCGCAAAAGCACGACCAGCGACGATTTTCGCCCCGGTCGCGTGAAAACCCAGTACACGGTTACCTCCCGCAGTGCTGCCCAACAACGGGATGTGGAAGCTCACTTGACGATTCCTTTGGAAAAAGCTTACCGTGGCGGTCGCGAACGCATTCGTTTGGAAGATGGGCGTTCTTTGGAAGTGGATATGCCCCCAGCCACGAATACAGGTCAGCGCGTCCGGGTGAAAGGACAAGGCATTGGGGGCGGCGATTTATATTTAAAAATTACCATTGCCCCCCACAAGTTTTTCCAACTTCAGGGACAGGATATTTATTGTAAGGTACCCATTACCCCAGCAGAAGCGGCTTTGGGAGGAATGGTGGAGGTGCCCACTATTGACGGTTGGGTGAAAATGCACGTTCCCGCTGGGGTACAATCGGGTCAGTGCCTGCGTTTGGCTGGGAAAGGCTATCCCGACGAACAAGGAGAGCGCGGGGACCAGCTGGTGGAAATCCAAGTGGTGGTTCCCAAAGAGTTGGGCAACCAAGAGCGGGAATTGTACGAAAAACTGCGACAGGCGGAAACGTTCCAACCTCGTTCTAACTTGATATGA
- a CDS encoding gamma-glutamyl-gamma-aminobutyrate hydrolase family protein (Members of this family of hydrolases with an active site Cys residue belong to MEROPS family C26.) gives MKKILVVLHQSTSKTGLVGQVLRSFGYTLDIRIPSVGDELPTSMENHAAAIVFGGPMSANDGDTLPFIRQELNWIETALNAQKPFLGICLGAQMLAKVLGGSVYSRPDGWVEIGYYPLYPTPQGQQELGHLRCVYHWHKEGFELPQGAVRLARGDRFANQAFRYKNHAYGLQFHPEIHRKAIKVWTERGAEQLSFRGAQPLTEQLQKYDLYGQQAANWLPGFLRSWLQCDRIAQQQVISS, from the coding sequence GTGAAAAAAATTCTTGTTGTTCTACACCAATCAACCTCCAAAACTGGTTTGGTCGGTCAGGTATTGCGCTCTTTTGGCTATACTTTAGACATTCGTATTCCTAGCGTGGGAGACGAACTACCAACCAGTATGGAAAACCATGCCGCCGCCATTGTGTTTGGCGGTCCCATGAGTGCCAACGATGGCGATACCTTACCTTTTATCCGCCAGGAACTGAACTGGATCGAAACAGCGTTGAACGCCCAGAAGCCTTTTTTGGGAATTTGTTTGGGGGCACAAATGCTGGCTAAAGTTTTGGGAGGGTCAGTTTATTCCCGCCCCGACGGTTGGGTGGAAATTGGCTATTATCCCCTCTATCCCACACCACAGGGGCAGCAGGAACTGGGCCATTTGCGCTGTGTTTATCACTGGCATAAGGAAGGCTTTGAATTACCTCAGGGTGCCGTACGGCTCGCTCGTGGCGATCGCTTTGCCAATCAAGCCTTCCGTTATAAAAACCATGCCTATGGCTTGCAGTTTCATCCGGAAATACACCGGAAAGCCATCAAAGTTTGGACCGAAAGAGGTGCCGAACAGTTGAGCTTTCGCGGTGCCCAACCCCTAACCGAGCAGCTGCAAAAATACGATTTGTACGGCCAGCAAGCCGCCAACTGGCTGCCTGGTTTTTTACGGTCGTGGCTGCAGTGCGATCGCATTGCCCAGCAACAGGTCATATCAAGTTAG
- a CDS encoding cupin domain-containing protein: MTTTQNQNISIERQPSQDRLQQLGVFNWPTWEKEPSEFPWKYDEPETCYLLEGDVVVTPDGGEPVEIKKGDLVTFPADMSCTWTIRSHVRKHFQLG, from the coding sequence ATGACCACCACGCAAAATCAGAACATCAGCATCGAAAGACAACCCTCCCAAGACCGACTCCAGCAACTCGGCGTTTTCAACTGGCCAACTTGGGAAAAAGAACCCTCCGAATTCCCCTGGAAATACGACGAACCAGAAACCTGCTACTTACTAGAAGGCGATGTAGTGGTCACCCCCGACGGCGGCGAACCAGTCGAAATCAAAAAAGGCGATTTGGTCACCTTTCCCGCCGACATGTCTTGTACTTGGACCATTCGCAGCCACGTTCGCAAACACTTCCAACTAGGTTAA
- a CDS encoding DUF1667 domain-containing protein, whose amino-acid sequence MMSEETQVTHYLCIGCPLGCRLEVEAEEDTGDIVEIRGFSCKRGEKYAMQEHTEPRRMVTTTVAIRNGIWGRLPVKTTEAIPKEKVMDLCHQLRQVTLEAPVEIGEVVLPNVFDTGIDVVASRSMPQVSGFAIPKGNLIQN is encoded by the coding sequence ATGATGAGCGAAGAAACTCAAGTTACTCACTATCTTTGTATCGGCTGTCCCCTGGGATGTCGTTTGGAAGTGGAAGCGGAAGAAGACACCGGAGATATTGTCGAAATCCGGGGATTTAGCTGCAAGCGTGGCGAAAAGTATGCGATGCAAGAACATACCGAACCCCGTCGCATGGTTACCACCACGGTAGCGATTCGCAATGGCATTTGGGGACGGTTGCCGGTGAAAACCACCGAGGCGATTCCTAAAGAAAAAGTTATGGACTTGTGCCATCAGTTGCGCCAGGTTACACTAGAGGCACCCGTGGAAATAGGCGAGGTGGTTTTGCCGAATGTCTTCGATACTGGCATCGACGTGGTTGCTTCCCGGAGTATGCCACAAGTATCCGGATTTGCTATACCAAAAGGGAATTTAATTCAAAATTAG
- a CDS encoding FAD-dependent oxidoreductase, with the protein MIATSTKHIQSEYDVVVVGGGPAGMAAALGAKEAGSDRVLMVDREKEAGGILLQCIHPGFGLQHFKEELTGPEYAQRFLEQVLEKDIDLACDAYVLDIDKDKRVKLMSGSEGVKVISTKATVLAMGARERTRGAIRTPGRRPSGVLTAGLAQKFVNMLGQLPGHRAVLLGSGDIGLIMARRLTLEGVAVAGVFELMPFANGLNRNIVQCLHDYDIPLHLSTTVVDIQGRDRVEKVTVAPVDEHLTPMMEKSWDIECDTLLLSIGLIPENELSHQLQLRIDPVTRGPVVNSMMETSMDGVFACGNVAHIHDLVDFVSQESLLAGRNAGWYVTQNRPPADNIRLIPGENVAYCVPHTISSDRNHTVYMRVRRPMQDCVLRLSDVYEKKIRYAFPAEMVNLKVRPKILENFHGDTLRVDIVPQEQA; encoded by the coding sequence ATGATAGCAACAAGTACCAAACATATTCAATCGGAATACGATGTCGTCGTGGTCGGTGGCGGTCCGGCGGGGATGGCAGCGGCTTTGGGTGCCAAAGAAGCGGGTAGCGATCGCGTTTTGATGGTAGACCGAGAAAAAGAAGCCGGCGGCATCCTGTTGCAGTGCATCCATCCCGGATTTGGCTTGCAACATTTCAAAGAAGAACTCACAGGACCGGAATACGCCCAGCGATTTTTAGAACAAGTCCTGGAAAAAGACATCGACCTGGCTTGCGATGCTTACGTTCTCGATATTGACAAAGATAAGCGCGTCAAACTGATGTCGGGAAGCGAAGGGGTGAAAGTGATTTCCACCAAAGCAACGGTTTTGGCAATGGGTGCCAGGGAACGCACGCGCGGCGCTATTCGTACCCCCGGCAGGCGACCATCTGGCGTATTAACGGCTGGTTTGGCACAGAAATTTGTCAATATGCTGGGACAGTTGCCCGGACATCGCGCGGTTTTGCTGGGGTCTGGGGATATTGGTTTGATTATGGCGCGGCGACTCACTTTAGAAGGGGTAGCGGTGGCTGGCGTATTTGAATTAATGCCATTTGCCAACGGACTCAACCGCAATATTGTGCAGTGCTTGCACGATTACGATATTCCCTTACACTTGTCTACTACGGTGGTTGATATTCAAGGACGCGATCGCGTTGAAAAAGTTACGGTGGCACCGGTAGACGAACATCTCACCCCCATGATGGAAAAAAGCTGGGATATCGAGTGCGATACTCTGTTGCTGTCTATTGGGTTGATTCCGGAAAACGAACTTTCCCACCAGCTGCAACTGCGTATCGACCCAGTGACGCGCGGTCCGGTAGTTAACAGTATGATGGAAACCTCCATGGATGGGGTATTTGCTTGTGGTAATGTGGCGCATATTCACGATTTGGTGGATTTTGTTAGCCAAGAATCCCTACTAGCCGGACGCAATGCTGGCTGGTACGTGACCCAAAATCGCCCACCAGCGGATAATATTCGCCTGATTCCTGGGGAAAATGTGGCGTATTGCGTTCCCCATACCATTTCAAGCGATCGCAATCATACCGTATACATGCGGGTTCGCCGTCCCATGCAAGACTGCGTTTTGCGTTTATCAGACGTGTATGAGAAGAAAATTCGCTATGCCTTTCCCGCCGAGATGGTGAATCTGAAAGTTCGTCCCAAAATCCTGGAAAATTTCCACGGGGATACGTTGCGAGTGGATATCGTTCCCCAAGAACAAGCGTAA